The Candidatus Atribacteria bacterium ADurb.Bin276 DNA segment AAATACCATCCGCCACAATCCTAACCGGAAAACCGTGTTCTGGAGGTAGAGTTACTCCATTCACCTTTAAGGCCAAAAATATGGTATTTTTTTCAATTTCCTCTCGAGTAAAGGAGGTTGAATATCCATCCCCAGAGGCAACTCTAATTCTTTCATAAATTTCAACTCCGGCTTGTTTAAGGAAAGTTTGAAGGGGAATACCAGTCCATTCGGCGTAATCAACAAAGAACCCCGGACAAATTAAAATTGATTTTTTTGTAATCATTTCCATCTGTAATAGGTCATCATAGGTTAGAGATAATTCCTTGGTCACCGCTTTACCGTTAATATGTAATCGCCAAGTAACTAAATCAATGGTTTGAACTGTTCCAGTAACATTGAGGTCTTCAATCGAATCCAGCGGGAGCTGAGATGGATCGACCATTTGAGGGTTCATGTGCATAATTTCTTCGTCAGGTGTATCAGGGGCTAATATTTGTTTTTCTTGAGCTAATATTGAAAAGTTCAATCCTCCAAGTAACAACCCTAAAACTACTATTATATAAATTAAATGTTTCATTGATTATCATCCTCTCAATTTTAAAATTAGAGATCTAAACACTCATTTTTATTTTAGAAATTCTTCATTCTGATAAAAATTGAGTATTATGAGCTATTTAATCGTACTCATAATTATGAAAATAGAATGGTTTTGAGATCCGAATTATTCCTAAAAGATGAGTTATTTATTAGTATATTAATGAAGTAGAAGATATAAAAAATGATTTTATACTGATAGCGATCCATGCCATGTGGTGGTATCAGATGACAAAAAGAATACTTATTCTAGAATCAATATCCGACTTTAACGAAAGGAAATAAATAGGGGGATTTGAATTTTTAATGTTCAGTCATTGCGATGAACTCCTATACGACATGGCAATCTCATCCACACGCTCTGTTATTTTGAGGAGTCCGGTGTTTTTTATCGGACATTATAAGAATCTCATTCGTTCCAATTCCACAATCCAACAATTTCTCAATCCTACAAATAATAATAGATAACTCATGAGATTGCCACGACCTCAAAAAACCAGGTCTCGCAATGACGGATTGGGTTGATGAGATCCTCACACCCTCGAAAAGCGAGGGCTCAGGATGACGTCGGTAGTGTCAGATGAGTATCCTCACGGCCTTAGATACTGAGAGGGAGAGAGCAAGAGGGGGCGAGGGAGAGAAAAAGGAGAAGGGAAAAGGGCTCAGGATGACGAATTAAAGGCACCCTCCCCGCCGTAAAACGGCACCCCTCCAAGGAGGGGAATTGTTGTATTCATTCCCCCATTGAGGGGGGCTAGGGGGGGTGTGCCTTTCTCAATTTGTTTTTATCATTATTTACTCATTTCGGTATTTTCAGGATTGACAGAAAAAAAGCAAGGAAATATAGATATTTGTTCTTGGGAGGTGATGTTTAAATTTTTTTACTCAAATTTTTTAGAATTTAATGACTTATGGTTTTTAGTATACTTTTATGCAATGAGGCAATGATGAAATTATTGGAGGGTGGTATATCGTGAGTAGCCGAGATATTGAAAAAATTGAAAAGATTCAAAGCGATCGAAAAGCAGCCAATGAATTTTATTCACAAAATTCAGAAGTGTATCGGTCATTTGTGAGCATGGAAAGAAAAACCTATTCTAATGGAGAACTGGAAAAAAGGTACAAAGAGATGATCGCTATTGGGATTTCGATCATCATCAACTGCGAATCGTGCCTGGAGTGGCATATCAAAGAAGCTTTGCGGTCTGGAGCATCGGAAAAACAGATCATTGAAGCCATTGAAGTGGGAATCGAGATGGGTGGAGGACCAGCAACAGTTTCTGCCCGATTTGCCATGAAGGTTTTGGAGTATTATCGACAAAATACCTTGATGGCTTAAAGCGAACTCATGCAATTAATAAACCGAATGGCCAGTTCTTTATATACTAATAAGATCTTTATGGAACAAGGACAATTTTAATGACATCATTGTTCTCTTTATCCAAAGCTAATTGAAAAGCTTCTCCAAGGCTTTCAAGTGGAAATACATGGGTAATAAAAGGCTTGGTTTGAACCTTTCCGGATGCCAAGAGGGAAATGGCTTGTGGATAATTCCGGTAGAGATTGTTGGCCGAAGTGGTAATTATTCTTTCTCCAGCTAAATCGGTGGGTTTTATCGTTATTTCATCTTCAGTTGTGGCTACGAGAACCAAGCGACCAAAACGATTTAGCGAGCGGAGGGATTTAGTAATTGTTTTACCTGTTCCAACTGTATCGATAATAACATCAGCGCCTTTTTGGTTGGTGAAATCCTGTATTTCTTTTTTTAAATTATCTTGATTAATTTTTCTGGCCTCTCTAATACCCAACTGATTGGCAATGTTGAGTGGTTTTTCTCGAGTGTCAAGAACCATTACCTTGCCAGCTCCCAAAGTGATTCCCACCTGAGCAACCAAGAGACCTATGGCACCGGAACCAACAACAACCAAAGACTCTCCTATGGTCAATCGGGATCTATTTATTGCATGAATCGCAACCGCCAAACCATCGAGCTGGGTAGCTTCAATAAATGAAACATGTTCTGGCAAAGAGAAAATTTTATCCTTCCAAATCGGCATATATTCACTGTACCCTCCAGGTGCATAATCCACCTCTTTCCAGCGACCATCATGGCCGATATGGTGTTGAAAAGCGCACAAATTTGGGAGATTCCGTAAACAAAACTCGCACACACCACAAGATTTAAAAGCGAGGGCACCCACCCGGTCTCCTTCTTGCCATTCGGATGAATGGGTACCAAGCTGAGTGATGGTTCCGGCAACTTCATGGCCGAGAATCGCTGCCCCCGGGGTTGGTTCGTTAAACCCCAAGGTATGCAAAGCCCAGGCATTTTCTCCGTAATAATAACGGATATCACTTCCACAAATCCCGCAGGCTCCCACTTTCAACAAGATTTCGTTCTCTTTGGGTTCGGGAACCGGAATTTCTTGAAGAGTTAAATTTTTATAACCATAGAGCACACCGGCTTTCATGGTTTTAGGGATATTCATTATAATCCTCCTTTATTTGTTAGGTGTTGATAATTTTTTAAGGGATAAAAGATTTTACTTAAAGAAAAATTAGCCTAACCTTTCAAGGCCCCAAGAGTTAATCCTCTAACAATATATTTATGAATAAAAATTGTGAGAATGAGGACCGGTAAAGTAATCATTGTTGCAGCAGCCAGAAGTCCTCCCCAGGCAATTTCTTCATAGGTCATAAAGTTAAAAACGGCAATTGGTACCGTTTGGGTTCGAGGGCCAGAAAGGATTAAGGAAAAAAGGAATTGGTTCCAGGAAAACACAAAAGAAAGAATAGCCGAGGTAATGACTCCATTTCGAGCCAGAGGCAAAGAGACATATTTAAAGACGTTGACCTTAGAAGCTCCGTCTATCTCAGCAGCCTCCTCCAGTTCATAGGGAACTTCTTCAAAAAAAGTGGACATCAGTAAAACTACAATTGGCATATTCACAATCAAGTGGGCTAAGGTAAGACCGGTATATGAATCTATCAGTCCCCATCGCCGAAAAGTAATAAACCAGGGCATCAAATAGCTGACAAAAGGAACCATTCTTGAAACAGTGAGTAAAAAAACACTGGTTCGCATTCTAAATCGGGAAATTGAATATCCAGCCGGGATTCCAACTAAGAGAGCGACCAAGGTTGATAGAGCTGCAACCACAAAACTGTTCCACATATAGAGCCCAAAATTATGTTGAGTTATGACTTCTATATAATTTTTTATATTGGGTTCATAGAAAAAAACTGGCGGAGAAGAGATAATCTGAAGTTGAGTTTTAAATCCACCTGAAATCATCCAGTAAAATACAAATACAGTTGGAATAATTATTATAAATAAGCCAAGATAGAACAATAGAGACTTTAAAAACTTCATGATTATTCATTCCCTCGTTTGGTGAGTTGATAGAGAATAATATTAAAACCAACTACTATGGCAAAGAGGATGACCATCATTGAACTGGCATAACCCATATTAAAATAGAAAAAAGCAGTATTATAGATGTAAATATTCAGATTTTCCGAGGCAAATCCTGGTCCTCCTGCGGTCATTACGTAGATAATGTCAAAAACTTTGATGACATCCCAGGAACGAATCATGGTTGCGGCTATAAGGGTTGGACCCATCAAAGGAAATATAATTCGACGAAATATTTGCCACTTTGAAGCACCATCAATTTGAGCAGATTCAATTGGTTCTCTTGGTAATCCCTCCAAACCAGCCATACAGATCAAAACGACCAGTGGTGTCCATTGCCATATGTCAACGAAAGCTAATGAAGGAATGACCAAATGAGGTTTTGTCAGCCATTCAACTGGTTGGACTCGACCTATCAGGGAAACAAAATAATTGATGACACCCAAGGTGGGATCATACATATTCCGCCACACCAGAGCAATAGCTACCGGCGTAGCAGCAAAAGGAAATACCAACAGAGCTTTAATAAAATTCTTTCCCCGAAATTCTCGGTTAATATACAAAGCAATGAAAAAGCCAGCAACAATTTCAATACCTAAAGCTAAAATAGTAAAAACGATTGTTACACGAATTGAATTCCAAAAACGAGGATCGCTAAGAGTGGCAATATAATTGCTGAATCCTTCAAAACGTGGTAATCGGGTAGCGCTTCCGTACCAGGAATGAAAACTTAAATAAAAGTTATAAGCTAAGGGGTAAGCAATAAGTATTCCTGTTAAAGCAAAAGCCGGGGATAAAAGTATCCATTTTAAGGTTGTATTTCTTTTTAACACGAATACAAAGACCTCCCTATTGAAACGCCAATAAAAGTGGATGGGATTTCCCATCCACTTTTAACGAATAAATAATTGGAACTTTTAATCACGTGCTTCTATAGAGAGTAATCTTTGGATAGCACTTGGAATAAGAGGTTCGATGTCTTCACCAGCTATGGCTGATACGATAATATCTCCAACGACATCCCGAGCTTCAGGAACATTCACGACCGGTGGATTCCATACGGGGTTACCAATTTCATAGCTGATGGTGGTAGCTTCTGTCCAGTCTGGATAAGCGTTTTCGGCAAGAAAAGCTTCGCTTTCCCAAGAACTATTCCGTGGGGAAGGTATCCCGGCTAAGTGGGCTTCAAGAATGTTTTCCTTATTGGTTGCCCAGAGAATAAATTGCCAAGCTGCCTCTTTCTTTTTCGAGTTGGAATGGATAGCAAGATCCCAGTGAGAAACGTGTGGTAAACGAAGATTGGTTGGCCCAGCAGGAATTACCGAATAACCGACTTTCCCGACGATTTCAGATTTTTCAGGATCTTCATAAAGAATATTAAAATTGTTGGCATCATAAATCATTGCCGCTTTTCCAGTCATGAAATAGGAAGTACTTTCATACCAATGAATGTCGGTTGCTCCTGGAGGACCATATTCGCGTAAAAGTTTTCCATAAAAATTGAAAGCCTGAATGGCTTCAGGTTTTCCTAATGCCCAGTTTCCTTCAGCATCTTTCCAA contains these protein-coding regions:
- the gutB_1 gene encoding Sorbitol dehydrogenase, yielding MNIPKTMKAGVLYGYKNLTLQEIPVPEPKENEILLKVGACGICGSDIRYYYGENAWALHTLGFNEPTPGAAILGHEVAGTITQLGTHSSEWQEGDRVGALAFKSCGVCEFCLRNLPNLCAFQHHIGHDGRWKEVDYAPGGYSEYMPIWKDKIFSLPEHVSFIEATQLDGLAVAIHAINRSRLTIGESLVVVGSGAIGLLVAQVGITLGAGKVMVLDTREKPLNIANQLGIREARKINQDNLKKEIQDFTNQKGADVIIDTVGTGKTITKSLRSLNRFGRLVLVATTEDEITIKPTDLAGERIITTSANNLYRNYPQAISLLASGKVQTKPFITHVFPLESLGEAFQLALDKENNDVIKIVLVP
- a CDS encoding TMAO/DMSO reductase, translating into MKHLIYIIVVLGLLLGGLNFSILAQEKQILAPDTPDEEIMHMNPQMVDPSQLPLDSIEDLNVTGTVQTIDLVTWRLHINGKAVTKELSLTYDDLLQMEMITKKSILICPGFFVDYAEWTGIPLQTFLKQAGVEIYERIRVASGDGYSTSFTREEIEKNTIFLALKVNGVTLPPEHGFPVRIVADGIYGGQWVKWVDTIEIQ
- the sugA_3 gene encoding Trehalose transport system permease protein SugA encodes the protein MLKRNTTLKWILLSPAFALTGILIAYPLAYNFYLSFHSWYGSATRLPRFEGFSNYIATLSDPRFWNSIRVTIVFTILALGIEIVAGFFIALYINREFRGKNFIKALLVFPFAATPVAIALVWRNMYDPTLGVINYFVSLIGRVQPVEWLTKPHLVIPSLAFVDIWQWTPLVVLICMAGLEGLPREPIESAQIDGASKWQIFRRIIFPLMGPTLIAATMIRSWDVIKVFDIIYVMTAGGPGFASENLNIYIYNTAFFYFNMGYASSMMVILFAIVVGFNIILYQLTKRGNE
- a CDS encoding Carboxymuconolactone decarboxylase family protein; this translates as MSSRDIEKIEKIQSDRKAANEFYSQNSEVYRSFVSMERKTYSNGELEKRYKEMIAIGISIIINCESCLEWHIKEALRSGASEKQIIEAIEVGIEMGGGPATVSARFAMKVLEYYRQNTLMA
- the sugB_2 gene encoding Trehalose transport system permease protein SugB; the protein is MKFLKSLLFYLGLFIIIIPTVFVFYWMISGGFKTQLQIISSPPVFFYEPNIKNYIEVITQHNFGLYMWNSFVVAALSTLVALLVGIPAGYSISRFRMRTSVFLLTVSRMVPFVSYLMPWFITFRRWGLIDSYTGLTLAHLIVNMPIVVLLMSTFFEEVPYELEEAAEIDGASKVNVFKYVSLPLARNGVITSAILSFVFSWNQFLFSLILSGPRTQTVPIAVFNFMTYEEIAWGGLLAAATMITLPVLILTIFIHKYIVRGLTLGALKG